In Nitratireductor basaltis, the following are encoded in one genomic region:
- a CDS encoding alpha/beta hydrolase produces MASSSASLVTTLFALATLLAGCSTIEQHRLIAKTIAPASDSDIAARHDLYVATSRGFSSQPGVIYAGDRADETTFAKVSVTVPAVHEAGMIEKAPNPIVADPARYFAADSIGIFPAKGDFKRDLSRSIKARGGRALIFVHGFNTAFDEAIYRMTQVVHDADYKGSPILFTWASAARTIDYVYDNNSATTARDRLEETLNLVVEAGAERIDLVAHSMGSWLMMETLRQLAIAGDPTLQGRLGDVVLASPDIDVDVFKSQMRRYGTPEKPFYVLTSRRDRALSVSGLIAGNKPRVGDYTYAEDLAQFGVTVIDVTSVSGGDALNHTTFAENPALVRLLGQGLLRDQTDGDFEDDLAGRISTLGSGVGQTIGTTADIIITTPFEVLGLTLR; encoded by the coding sequence ATGGCCTCTTCTTCCGCATCTCTCGTGACGACGCTTTTTGCACTTGCGACCCTTCTGGCTGGATGCAGCACCATCGAGCAGCACCGGCTGATCGCAAAAACCATCGCGCCCGCCAGCGATAGCGACATTGCCGCGCGCCACGATCTCTACGTCGCGACATCCCGCGGCTTTTCCTCGCAACCCGGCGTCATCTATGCCGGCGATCGAGCGGATGAGACGACCTTCGCGAAGGTCAGCGTCACGGTTCCCGCCGTTCATGAAGCGGGCATGATCGAGAAGGCCCCGAATCCGATTGTCGCCGACCCTGCGCGCTATTTCGCGGCCGACAGTATCGGCATCTTCCCCGCAAAGGGCGATTTCAAGCGTGACCTCTCCCGCTCCATCAAGGCGCGCGGCGGACGCGCTCTCATCTTCGTGCATGGTTTCAACACGGCTTTCGATGAGGCCATCTATCGCATGACGCAGGTCGTCCATGACGCGGACTACAAAGGCAGCCCGATACTCTTCACCTGGGCCTCGGCAGCGCGAACCATCGACTATGTCTATGACAACAACAGCGCAACGACCGCACGTGACCGGCTGGAAGAGACCTTGAACCTTGTGGTGGAGGCCGGTGCGGAGCGCATCGATCTGGTCGCCCATTCCATGGGCAGCTGGCTCATGATGGAAACGCTGCGCCAGTTGGCCATTGCCGGCGACCCCACACTTCAGGGGCGCCTGGGCGATGTGGTCTTGGCCTCACCCGATATCGATGTCGACGTCTTCAAAAGCCAGATGCGCCGCTATGGCACGCCTGAAAAGCCGTTCTACGTGCTGACCTCCCGGCGCGACCGCGCACTGAGCGTGTCCGGCCTGATCGCGGGCAACAAGCCAAGGGTTGGGGATTACACCTATGCTGAAGACCTCGCGCAATTCGGGGTCACGGTCATCGATGTCACCTCGGTCAGCGGTGGAGATGCGCTCAACCACACGACATTCGCGGAAAACCCTGCTCTTGTCCGGCTCCTGGGACAGGGTCTGTTGCGTGACCAGACGGACGGTGATTTCGAGGACGACCTCGCTGGACGGATCTCGACGCTTGGCTCCGGCGTGGGCCAGACGATCGGCACCACCGCGGACATCATCATCACCACGCCATTCGAGGTTCTTGGACTGACGCTGCGCTAG
- the ilvA gene encoding threonine ammonia-lyase IlvA — translation MSLKPAQVLEAGEALRGLFEPTPLQLNDYLSKKTGARVYLKREDLTPVRSYKLRGAFNFLRKAVERDPGQKHFVCASAGNHAQGFAYVCRHFSRKGVVFMPVTTPQQKIDKTRIFGGEFIEVRLVGDYFDACYRAAEDYAGEHGALMVPPFDHADIIEGQATVAAEIEEQLGPALDDALMILPVGGGGLSAGVTGYLDAAGKATRFAFAEPAGAPSLHASLENGKRQRLEKVDTFVDGAAVAEIGRENFKRLKHFSAEDVHLVPENRLCATIVEMLNIEGVVLEPAGALSIDTLKDYSRQVLKGKTVVAVVSGGNFDFERLPEVKERALRFEGLKKYFIFRFPQRPGALRDFLDLLGPDDDITRFEYLKKSARNFGSVLIGLETKDARNFPALMKKFEKAGWSFQDITENDTIASLLV, via the coding sequence ATGAGCCTCAAACCGGCACAGGTACTGGAAGCGGGAGAAGCGTTGCGCGGATTGTTCGAGCCGACACCGCTCCAGCTCAATGACTATCTCTCCAAGAAGACCGGCGCACGCGTCTATCTGAAGCGGGAGGACCTGACGCCGGTGCGCTCATACAAGCTGCGCGGCGCCTTCAACTTTCTTCGCAAGGCCGTGGAGCGCGATCCGGGGCAGAAGCATTTCGTCTGTGCGTCTGCAGGAAATCATGCGCAGGGCTTTGCTTATGTCTGTCGGCATTTTTCGCGCAAGGGCGTGGTGTTCATGCCCGTCACCACACCTCAACAGAAAATCGACAAGACCCGCATTTTCGGCGGCGAGTTCATCGAGGTGCGCCTGGTGGGCGACTATTTCGATGCCTGTTATCGCGCCGCCGAGGATTATGCAGGTGAGCACGGTGCGCTGATGGTGCCTCCATTCGATCATGCCGACATCATCGAGGGGCAGGCGACCGTTGCTGCGGAAATCGAGGAGCAGCTTGGGCCGGCTCTTGATGATGCGCTTATGATACTTCCGGTTGGCGGTGGGGGGCTTTCTGCGGGTGTCACCGGCTATCTGGACGCAGCCGGCAAGGCCACACGATTCGCATTCGCGGAACCGGCTGGTGCTCCAAGCCTTCACGCGAGCCTGGAAAATGGCAAACGTCAGAGGCTTGAGAAGGTGGACACCTTCGTTGACGGTGCGGCTGTCGCGGAGATCGGACGGGAGAATTTCAAGCGGCTGAAGCATTTCAGCGCTGAAGATGTGCATCTTGTGCCCGAAAACCGGCTCTGCGCCACCATAGTCGAGATGCTGAATATCGAAGGTGTGGTGCTCGAGCCGGCGGGTGCATTGTCCATTGATACTCTCAAGGACTATTCGCGGCAGGTCCTCAAGGGCAAGACTGTCGTTGCTGTCGTTTCCGGAGGCAATTTCGATTTCGAACGCCTGCCGGAGGTGAAGGAAAGGGCGCTTCGATTCGAGGGGCTGAAGAAGTACTTCATCTTCAGGTTCCCTCAACGTCCCGGCGCCCTGCGCGACTTTCTCGATCTCCTCGGTCCGGATGACGACATCACCCGCTTTGAATATCTGAAGAAGTCTGCACGCAATTTTGGCTCGGTGCTGATCGGGCTGGAAACCAAAGATGCGCGCAATTTCCCGGCGCTCATGAAGAAGTTCGAGAAGGCTGGCTGGTCGTTCC
- a CDS encoding TrkH family potassium uptake protein: protein MQYLAVRTALHIASVFAIYLSVAMLIPAVVDLYYGNEDWRVFAFSSFFTGGLALAVSLATRGRAPAISSRFGFLVVNMLWFTACLVGSIPLIASSLELKLADAVFESVSAATATGGTVIVGLDALPPGLLLWRSILQWIGGLGVIALGLFILPFLNVGGVSYFKIESSDIEDRPFDRFSTFAVALVSIYAALTVACGFAYAAAGMTAFDALNHALTTVATAGFSTHDASMGFYADNYAILWVGTFFMFLAALPFSILILFLVRGRLDSLRDPQIRVYGGYVLVFVLTVAIYLRITDERPFLDALTHAAFNFVSIITTTGYATEDYGQWGPFAVAAAFVAMFLGGCSGSTTGGIKAYRFLILFELLANGLRRFVYPNTVLTVRYGDRPVEDDLQRAVVLFMSAFLVIWAVIILMLAATGLDLVTAISAALTGLTNVGPGLGPIIGPAGTFAPLSDAAKWIMALAMLLGRLEILAVLVIFTPVFWGR from the coding sequence GTGCAATATCTGGCTGTCAGGACTGCGCTCCACATCGCCTCGGTCTTCGCCATCTATCTGTCCGTTGCCATGCTCATTCCGGCCGTGGTCGATCTGTATTATGGCAACGAGGATTGGCGCGTATTCGCCTTCTCGTCCTTTTTTACCGGTGGCCTGGCACTTGCGGTCTCGCTGGCGACGCGCGGTCGCGCACCGGCCATATCCTCCCGCTTCGGCTTTCTCGTGGTGAACATGCTGTGGTTCACCGCCTGTCTCGTCGGCTCGATCCCACTGATAGCATCTTCGCTTGAGCTGAAGCTTGCCGACGCGGTATTCGAATCCGTCTCGGCGGCAACAGCAACGGGCGGAACCGTGATTGTGGGGCTGGATGCTCTTCCGCCGGGCCTGCTTCTGTGGCGATCAATCCTTCAGTGGATCGGCGGCCTAGGCGTGATCGCCCTGGGTCTGTTCATCCTGCCATTCCTGAATGTTGGCGGCGTTTCCTACTTCAAGATCGAATCCTCCGACATCGAGGATCGACCCTTCGACCGCTTCTCCACCTTTGCAGTAGCGCTCGTCAGCATCTATGCGGCACTGACCGTTGCCTGTGGCTTTGCCTATGCGGCGGCTGGCATGACCGCCTTCGATGCCCTGAACCATGCACTGACAACTGTTGCGACCGCCGGCTTCTCCACCCATGACGCGTCCATGGGCTTTTACGCCGACAACTATGCCATCCTCTGGGTCGGCACCTTCTTCATGTTCCTGGCGGCCCTGCCCTTTTCGATCCTGATACTCTTTCTGGTGCGGGGTCGTCTTGATTCCCTGCGCGACCCGCAGATCAGGGTCTATGGCGGCTACGTGCTGGTTTTCGTTCTGACGGTTGCCATTTATCTGCGCATCACTGACGAGAGACCGTTCCTCGATGCACTGACCCACGCGGCCTTCAACTTCGTCTCGATCATCACGACGACCGGCTATGCGACCGAGGATTACGGTCAATGGGGACCATTTGCCGTTGCCGCTGCCTTCGTGGCGATGTTCCTTGGCGGCTGCTCTGGCTCCACCACGGGCGGCATCAAGGCTTACCGGTTCCTCATACTGTTCGAGCTTCTGGCCAATGGTCTGCGTCGCTTTGTTTATCCGAACACCGTGCTGACCGTGCGCTATGGTGATCGCCCGGTCGAAGACGATCTGCAGCGCGCTGTCGTCCTGTTCATGTCGGCCTTCCTCGTCATCTGGGCGGTAATCATTCTGATGCTGGCTGCAACGGGCCTCGATCTCGTGACCGCGATATCGGCCGCCCTGACCGGCTTGACGAATGTAGGCCCGGGTCTGGGTCCCATCATCGGCCCTGCCGGCACCTTTGCCCCGCTGTCGGATGCGGCAAAATGGATCATGGCTCTCGCAATGCTCTTGGGACGCCTTGAAATTCTTGCGGTCCTCGTCATCTTCACGCCTGTTTTCTGGGGTCGATAG
- the ade gene encoding adenine deaminase, whose translation MNNKKQHRNAMKSWSEVATRLVDVAMGRQPADLVVRNGRWVNVHSGEIIPGTDLAIVEGRFAYCGSDASHAIGEKTKVVDARGRYLVPGLCDAHMHVESGMVTVTEFCRAVIPHGTTSMFIDPHEIANVLGLEGVRLMHDEALAQPVNVFVQMPSCVPSAPGLENAGASLGPDDVADAMQWENIIGLGEVMNFPGVAGNDGTMVGEIAATVNAGKTVGGHYASPELGRAFHGYVAGGAEDDHEGTRMEDAIARVRQGMKAMLRLGSAWYDVASQIKAVTEQGLDPRNFILCTDDSHSGTLVNEGHMDRVVRHAIAQGLAPVTAIQMATINTAEHFRLQRELGSIAPGRRADLLIVSDLASLQIDEVYGRGVRLAQSGKLEADMPAYPYPSSARDTVRMGKTLQKSDFDIPAPEGSRSVKARVIGVIENQAPTRALTAELGVAKGIVSMDRRNDVCQIALVERHRGTGAVTNGFVSGFGYTQDCAMASTVAHDSHHMIVVGTNKEDMAIAANRLGEVGGGVVMISRGKELALVEMPIAGLMSEERAEIVAEKASRLAEAMRDMGCTLNNAYMQHSLLALVVIPELRISDIGLIDVTRFEKVDLFLDD comes from the coding sequence ATGAACAACAAGAAGCAGCATCGCAACGCCATGAAATCCTGGAGTGAGGTTGCCACAAGACTGGTTGACGTGGCGATGGGGCGGCAGCCAGCGGATCTGGTGGTGCGCAACGGCCGGTGGGTGAATGTGCACTCCGGTGAAATCATTCCCGGCACCGATCTGGCCATTGTTGAAGGCCGATTCGCCTATTGCGGATCGGACGCCAGCCACGCCATTGGCGAGAAGACGAAGGTCGTGGATGCGCGCGGGCGCTATCTCGTGCCAGGTCTTTGCGATGCGCATATGCATGTCGAGAGCGGTATGGTCACGGTGACGGAATTTTGCCGCGCCGTCATTCCGCACGGCACCACATCCATGTTCATCGACCCGCATGAGATCGCAAATGTGCTGGGTCTCGAAGGGGTGCGGCTGATGCATGACGAAGCCCTGGCGCAGCCTGTGAATGTCTTCGTGCAGATGCCTTCGTGCGTACCCTCCGCACCCGGCCTTGAAAATGCCGGTGCATCCCTCGGCCCTGACGATGTGGCGGATGCGATGCAATGGGAGAACATCATCGGGCTCGGTGAGGTGATGAATTTCCCCGGCGTGGCAGGCAATGACGGCACCATGGTCGGTGAGATCGCAGCCACGGTGAATGCAGGCAAGACCGTGGGCGGCCATTATGCATCACCGGAGCTGGGGCGCGCCTTCCACGGCTATGTGGCTGGTGGTGCGGAAGACGACCACGAAGGCACGCGCATGGAAGATGCCATCGCGCGGGTGAGGCAGGGCATGAAAGCCATGCTGCGGCTCGGTTCGGCCTGGTATGATGTGGCGAGCCAGATAAAGGCGGTCACGGAGCAGGGGCTTGATCCGCGCAACTTCATCCTGTGCACCGATGACAGCCATTCCGGAACGCTGGTGAACGAAGGTCATATGGACCGGGTCGTGCGCCACGCGATTGCGCAGGGTCTTGCTCCCGTTACCGCGATCCAGATGGCGACCATCAATACGGCAGAACATTTTCGCCTGCAGCGGGAACTGGGCTCGATCGCGCCGGGGCGTCGCGCCGACCTCCTCATCGTGTCTGACCTTGCCAGCCTGCAGATCGACGAGGTCTATGGGCGAGGGGTGCGGCTTGCGCAGTCAGGCAAGCTTGAGGCGGACATGCCAGCCTATCCCTATCCTTCAAGCGCGCGAGACACCGTGCGGATGGGCAAGACGCTTCAAAAGAGCGATTTCGATATCCCGGCACCGGAAGGCAGTCGCAGCGTCAAGGCGCGGGTTATCGGTGTGATCGAAAACCAGGCGCCCACGCGGGCGCTGACTGCTGAGCTCGGCGTGGCCAAGGGTATCGTCTCCATGGATCGCAGGAACGATGTCTGCCAGATCGCACTTGTCGAGCGACACCGCGGTACTGGTGCCGTCACCAACGGCTTCGTGTCCGGCTTCGGCTACACGCAGGATTGCGCGATGGCCTCGACGGTTGCCCATGATTCCCACCACATGATCGTGGTCGGAACCAACAAGGAAGACATGGCCATTGCCGCAAATCGCCTCGGTGAGGTGGGCGGCGGTGTTGTCATGATCTCCAGAGGCAAGGAACTCGCGCTGGTGGAGATGCCCATCGCCGGTCTGATGTCTGAGGAACGGGCCGAGATCGTTGCGGAAAAGGCTTCACGGCTGGCCGAGGCCATGCGCGACATGGGCTGCACCTTGAACAACGCCTATATGCAACACTCACTGCTGGCACTTGTCGTGATCCCGGAGCTTCGCATTTCCGATATCGGATTGATCGACGTCACGCGCTTCGAGAAGGTGGACCTGTTCCTCGACGACTAG